A single window of Zootoca vivipara chromosome 17, rZooViv1.1, whole genome shotgun sequence DNA harbors:
- the LOC132591346 gene encoding loricrin-like: protein MSQQRQSGGGCCCCGGSRGGCCCCSGGGGGGGGGGCCRGGSGGGGQSGGVIIIPSGLGYGGGQQRMPMVVGGGSGGVCCGASSGGAVCCGSSGGSGQSSGCCVGGGMGGGMGGGYGGGQQKIPIVVGGGSGGVCCGASGGSGGAVCCSSSGSSGSGGAVCCSSSGGGSSGGVKVIGGGSGGGGGGGSGGKTIIIGGGSGGGSGGGVCCSSSGGSGGGGAVCCSSSGGGSSGGVKVIGGGSGGGGGSGGKTIVVSGGSSGGGGGGAVCCSSSSGGAVCCSSGGSGGGSSQTKCPIVVPPCIGQTKQVCPFPSIK, encoded by the coding sequence ATGAGCCAGCAAAGACAAAGCGGAGGTGGTTGTTGCTGCTGTGGCGGTTCAaggggtggctgctgctgctgctctggaggtggaggcggaggtggaggtggaggctgCTGCAGAGGAGGATCTGGCGGTGGCGGACAGTCCGGCGGAGTTATCATTATACCAAGCGGACTTGGATATGGAGGTGGCCAGCAAAGGATGCCAATGGTTGTTGGCGGAGGATCTGGAGGGGTTTGCTGCGGAGCTAGCAGCGGCGGCGCAGTGTGCTGTGGATCATCCGGCGGCAGTGGCCAATCTTCTGGATGTTGCGTTGGAGGTGGAATGGGTGGTGGAATGGGTGGTGGATATGGAGGTGGCCAGCAAAAGATCCCCATAGTAGTTGGTGGAGGATCTGGAGGGGTTTGCTGTGGAGCTAGCGGcggcagtgggggtgcagtaTGTTGCAGCTCGtctggcagcagtggcagtggtggtgcAGTTTGTTGTAGCTCATCCGGTGGTGGAAGCTCAGGTGGGGTTAAGGTGATTGGAGGAGGATctggtggaggaggtggaggaggatcAGGTGGGAAAACCATCATCATAGGTGGAGGAAGTGGTGGGGGATCTGGTGGAGGAGTATGTTGCAGCTCATCTggcggcagtggtggtggtggtgcggttTGTTGTAGCTCATCCGGTGGTGGAAGCTCAGGTGGGGTTAAGGTGATTGGAGGAGGATCCGGTGGAGGTGGAGGATCAGGTGGGAAAACCATTGTCGTATCTGGCggaagcagtggtggtggtggaggaggagctgtctgttgcagcagcagcagtggcggagctGTCTGTTGCAGCAGCGGTGGATCTGGTGGTGGATCCTCACAGACCAAGTGCCCCATTGTCGTTCCTCCATGCATCGGGCAAACGAAGCAGGTCTGCCCATTTCCAAGCATCAAGTAA